A part of Anabas testudineus chromosome 7, fAnaTes1.2, whole genome shotgun sequence genomic DNA contains:
- the LOC113167677 gene encoding vasopressin V2 receptor-like isoform X2 — MESISVETGWDGLALSSLVATGRNNFSSSSLFVSELNSFNTSHSGESVFGFFPENTSSTTPHTLPKPPVRDLGLARAEIAVLSIVLALTTLGNTFVLWVLLRRRKHNAPMHVFMVNLCVADLVVGLFQVLPQLIWDITERFQGPDWLCRSIKYLQIVGMFASPYMIVAMTVDRHHAICCPLKAYRGGAMSRWNTPVMVAWGLALVLSIPQVFIFSRSEVAPGEFECWGHFAEPWGLKAYVTWMTVAVFLLPALIITICQIRIFREIHNNIYLKSERMVMAEMKKNEILFCFPSFKKEEERARERGRRVSGGGGRDGRGEQLLKGVNNNPHNNTHNSQVRECYDYVPPTIQYNSSRGELVTTTTSPTQQQTLNSSDCQESYTSCEPASGSSSCAADRAPPQSPTSPPPSITKAMSKTVRMTLVIVLVYTICWSPFFIVQLWAAWDPNPPNQGIAFTILMLLASLNSCTNPWIYTAFSSSISRELQNLVHCRSRPNRRGSLPDDSTITHTSTTKDSLY; from the exons ATGGAAAGCATCAGTGTGGAAACAGGCTGGGATGGGTTAGCCCTCTCCTCTCTGGTCGCCACAGGAAGGAATAACTTCAGTTCCTCGTCCTTGTTTGTCTCTGAACTGAACTCATTCAACACTTCTCACAGCGGGGAGTCTGTCTTTGGGTTCTTCCCCGAGAATACTTCCTCCACCACGCCTCACACCCTGCCGAAGCCCCCTGTGAGGGACCTGGGCCTGGCCCGGGCAGAGATCGCAGTGCTTTCTATCGTGCTGGCTCTCACAACCCTGGGAAACACCTTTGTGCTGTGGGtgctgctgaggaggaggaagcacaatGCACCGATGCACGTGTTCATGGTGAACCTGTGTGTGGCTGACCTGGTGGTGGGCCTCTTTCAG GTCCTTCCCCAGCTAATATGGGACATCACAGAGAGATTTCAGGGGCCTGACTGGCTTTGCCGCAGTATCAAGTACTTGCAGATTGTGGGCATGTTTGCCTCCCCTTACATGATAGTTGCCATGACAGTAGACCGACATCATGCCATCTGCTGCCCGTTGAAGGCCTACCGTGGGGGAGCAATGTCCCGCTGGAACACTCCTGTCATGGTGGCCTGGGGTCTGGCGCTAGTCCTCAGCATACCTCAG GTTTTCATCTTCTCTCGCTCAGAAGTGGCTCCTGGAGAGTTTGAGTGCTGGGGTCACTTCGCTGAGCCATGGGGGCTAAAGGCTTACGTTACCTGGATGACGGTGGCTGTCTTCCTCCTGCCCGCACTCATCATTACCATCTGTCAG ATAAGAATCTTTCGAGAGATTCATAATAACATCTACCTGAAGTCAGAGAGGATGGTGATGGCTGAGATGAAGAAGAATGAAATCCTCTTCTGCTTCCCCAGCtttaaaaaggaggaagagcGGGCCAGGGAGAGGGGGAGAAGGGTGTCTGGAGGAGGGGGAAGAGACGGGAGAGGAGAACAGCTCTTAAAGGGCGTGAATAACAACCctcacaataacacacacaacagccaAGTTAGAGAGTGCTACGACTACGTACCACCCACCATTCAGTATAACAGTTCCCGTGGTGAACttgtgacaacaacaacatcgcccacacagcaacaaacactgaacagcTCAGATTGCCAGGAGTCCTACACGTCCTGTGAGCCGGCCTCAGGCTCATCATCCTGCGCTGCTGATCGTGCCCCTCCTCAGTCTCCAACCTCTCCACCTCCAAGCATCACTAAAGCCATGTCCAAGACAGTGAGAATGACTCTGGTCATTGTGTTGGTCTACACTATCTGCTGGTCACCATTCTTCATCGTCCAGCTGTGGGCGGCCTGGGATCCCAACCCTCCAAACCAAG GAATAGCCTTCACCATCCTGATGCTGCTAGCCAGTCTGAACTCGTGCACTAACCCGTGGATATACACAGCTTTCTCCAGCAGCATATCCAGAGAGCTGCAGAACCTTGTGCACTGTCGGTCACGACCTAATCGACGAGGCTCCCTGCCTGATGACTccaccatcacacacacctccaccacCAAGGACAGCCTGTACTGA
- the LOC113167677 gene encoding vasopressin V2 receptor-like isoform X1: MCSAVLSHTPTRMESISVETGWDGLALSSLVATGRNNFSSSSLFVSELNSFNTSHSGESVFGFFPENTSSTTPHTLPKPPVRDLGLARAEIAVLSIVLALTTLGNTFVLWVLLRRRKHNAPMHVFMVNLCVADLVVGLFQVLPQLIWDITERFQGPDWLCRSIKYLQIVGMFASPYMIVAMTVDRHHAICCPLKAYRGGAMSRWNTPVMVAWGLALVLSIPQVFIFSRSEVAPGEFECWGHFAEPWGLKAYVTWMTVAVFLLPALIITICQIRIFREIHNNIYLKSERMVMAEMKKNEILFCFPSFKKEEERARERGRRVSGGGGRDGRGEQLLKGVNNNPHNNTHNSQVRECYDYVPPTIQYNSSRGELVTTTTSPTQQQTLNSSDCQESYTSCEPASGSSSCAADRAPPQSPTSPPPSITKAMSKTVRMTLVIVLVYTICWSPFFIVQLWAAWDPNPPNQGIAFTILMLLASLNSCTNPWIYTAFSSSISRELQNLVHCRSRPNRRGSLPDDSTITHTSTTKDSLY; the protein is encoded by the exons GAATGGAAAGCATCAGTGTGGAAACAGGCTGGGATGGGTTAGCCCTCTCCTCTCTGGTCGCCACAGGAAGGAATAACTTCAGTTCCTCGTCCTTGTTTGTCTCTGAACTGAACTCATTCAACACTTCTCACAGCGGGGAGTCTGTCTTTGGGTTCTTCCCCGAGAATACTTCCTCCACCACGCCTCACACCCTGCCGAAGCCCCCTGTGAGGGACCTGGGCCTGGCCCGGGCAGAGATCGCAGTGCTTTCTATCGTGCTGGCTCTCACAACCCTGGGAAACACCTTTGTGCTGTGGGtgctgctgaggaggaggaagcacaatGCACCGATGCACGTGTTCATGGTGAACCTGTGTGTGGCTGACCTGGTGGTGGGCCTCTTTCAG GTCCTTCCCCAGCTAATATGGGACATCACAGAGAGATTTCAGGGGCCTGACTGGCTTTGCCGCAGTATCAAGTACTTGCAGATTGTGGGCATGTTTGCCTCCCCTTACATGATAGTTGCCATGACAGTAGACCGACATCATGCCATCTGCTGCCCGTTGAAGGCCTACCGTGGGGGAGCAATGTCCCGCTGGAACACTCCTGTCATGGTGGCCTGGGGTCTGGCGCTAGTCCTCAGCATACCTCAG GTTTTCATCTTCTCTCGCTCAGAAGTGGCTCCTGGAGAGTTTGAGTGCTGGGGTCACTTCGCTGAGCCATGGGGGCTAAAGGCTTACGTTACCTGGATGACGGTGGCTGTCTTCCTCCTGCCCGCACTCATCATTACCATCTGTCAG ATAAGAATCTTTCGAGAGATTCATAATAACATCTACCTGAAGTCAGAGAGGATGGTGATGGCTGAGATGAAGAAGAATGAAATCCTCTTCTGCTTCCCCAGCtttaaaaaggaggaagagcGGGCCAGGGAGAGGGGGAGAAGGGTGTCTGGAGGAGGGGGAAGAGACGGGAGAGGAGAACAGCTCTTAAAGGGCGTGAATAACAACCctcacaataacacacacaacagccaAGTTAGAGAGTGCTACGACTACGTACCACCCACCATTCAGTATAACAGTTCCCGTGGTGAACttgtgacaacaacaacatcgcccacacagcaacaaacactgaacagcTCAGATTGCCAGGAGTCCTACACGTCCTGTGAGCCGGCCTCAGGCTCATCATCCTGCGCTGCTGATCGTGCCCCTCCTCAGTCTCCAACCTCTCCACCTCCAAGCATCACTAAAGCCATGTCCAAGACAGTGAGAATGACTCTGGTCATTGTGTTGGTCTACACTATCTGCTGGTCACCATTCTTCATCGTCCAGCTGTGGGCGGCCTGGGATCCCAACCCTCCAAACCAAG GAATAGCCTTCACCATCCTGATGCTGCTAGCCAGTCTGAACTCGTGCACTAACCCGTGGATATACACAGCTTTCTCCAGCAGCATATCCAGAGAGCTGCAGAACCTTGTGCACTGTCGGTCACGACCTAATCGACGAGGCTCCCTGCCTGATGACTccaccatcacacacacctccaccacCAAGGACAGCCTGTACTGA